Genomic segment of Erythrobacter sp. BLCC-B19:
GTTGACGTTTCCGCAGCCCCTCCGGGCTGCGAAATCCTCGCTCATGCGGCCTGAAGGCCGCGTCGCTGCGGGCGGCCGGTCGGCCTTGCGGTGGCTTTGCCACCGTTCTGGTGCCACACGCGCCCTTGCGGCTGTTGCGTCCCTCTTTCGTCTCCCCGGGCTTGACCCGGGGCCCCGCTTCCTTCTTTGCACGCGCGAACCATCGCGCACCGCCACGAGACCGCCATGACCCAGACTCTCTACGCCGCCCACGCGGCTCTGATCGAACAAGTGCTGACCGATCTGGTCGCCGAAGGGACGCTGCCTGCGGACACGTCCTTCGCCAATGTCACGCTGGAACCGCCGCGCGATGCGTCGCATGGCGATCTTGCCACCAACGCCGCGATGGTGCTGGCCAAGCCTGCGGGTCTCAACCCGCGCGCGCTCGCCGAGGCGATCACGGCCAAGCTCGCCGTGCACCCCGGCATCACCAGCGCCGAGATTGCCGGGCCGGGCTTCATCAACCTGCGCCTCGCGCCCGCCGCCTGGCTCGCCGAATTGCAGGCCATCGCCCAGCTTGCCGCCGATTACGGCCGCTCCGGAATGGGCGGGGGCAAGGTCGTGAATGTCGAATATGTCTCGGCCAACCCCACCGGCCCGATGCACATGGGCCATTGCCGCGGCGCGGTGGTGGGCGATGCGCTGGCCGGGCTGCTCGAATTCGCGGGCCACAAGGTCATCAAGGAATATTACGTCAATGATGCCGGCGCGCAGGTCGATGTCCTCGCCCGCTCGGTGCACCTGCGCTACCGCGAGGCGCTGGGGGCCGAGATCACGATTCCCGAAGGGCTCTATCCCGGCGAATATCTGAAGCCGGTGGGCGAGGCGCTCGCCGCCGAGTTCGGCGAAACCTACGCCGCCGCGCCCGAGGCCGAGTGGCTCATCCTGTTCCGCACCCGCGCGGTCGCGGCGATGATGGACATGATCCGCGCCGACCTCGCCACGCTTGGCATCGCGCACGACCTGTTCTCCTCCGAGGCCGAATTGCAGGCCTCGGGCAAGGTCGATGCCGCCGAACAATGGCTGCGCGACCATGACCTCGTCTATGACGGCGTGCTTGAAGCCCCCAAGGGCAAAGCCCCGCCCGAGGATTGGGAACCCGTCCAACTCCCGCTGTTCCGCTCGACCAAGTTCGGGGACGATCAGGATCGCCCGATCAAGAAGTCGAACGGCGCGTGGACCTATTTCGGCGCGGACCTTGCCTACCACTTCCAGAAGGCGCAGACCGCCGATGCCCTCGTCGATATCTGGGGCGCGGACCATGCGGGGACGGTGAAGCGGATCAAGGCCGCGGTCGCCGCGCTGACCAGTGCGGATGGCGCGGCCCCGAAGCCCTTCGAGGTCAAGCTCGTCCAGATGGTGCAGCTGATGAAGGGCGGCCAGCCGTTCAAGATGTCGAAGCGCGCGGGCAATTTCGTCACGCTTGCCGATGTCGTCGAGATGGTCGGCAAGGATGTGGTGCGCTTCACCATGCTGACCCGCAAGCCCGACGCGCAGATGGACTTCGATTTCGACAAGGTGGTCGAAGCCTCGAAGGATAATCCGGTGTTCTATGTGCAATATGCCCATGCCCGGATCCGCTCGACGTTGCGCAAGGCGGCTGACGCGGGGCTAACGCCGTCGGGCGCAGACCTTGACCGGCTGGGCGCGGAGGAATTGGCCCTCGTCGCGCGCGCCGCGCAGTTCCCGCGCGAGATCGAGGCCGCCGCGCGCGCGCGCGAGCCGCACCGGATCGCCTTCTATCTCTATGATCTGGCAGCCGATCTCCATTCCTACTGGAACCTCGGTAACGACCGTCCGGAAAAGCGCTTCATCGTGGAACAGGATGCGCAAGTGACGGCGGCAAGGCTTTTCCTCGCCGCCGCGATCGGGCAAGTGATCCGCAATGGTCTTGGCGTTCTGGGCGTCGAGGCGGTTGAATCCATGTAACGGCTCAGAGGAACGCGAAGGATCGCCATGATCGACGCCGAGTACGAAGAACTGGACGACGAAGGCCTTGGGGAAGGTGCAGGCGAGCTTGATCTGGCCGACACCGACAGCCTGCCGTGGCTCGAATCCGATGAGGAGGACGAGGATGCGGGCGGGCTGGATACGGGCCAGATCGTGCTTTTCGCGGTCGGTCTGGTGGCCTTGCTCGGCGCGGTGGTCGGCGGCGTGTGGTGGGTCTCGAACCGCGCCAGCAGCACCGATGTGGTGGCCGATGGCAGCGTGATCGAAGCGCCCGCCGGGCCGATCAAGCAGAAGCCCGAGGATCCGGGCGGCAAGACCTTCGCGGGCACCGGCAATGTCGCGCCGGTGGTGGGCGAGGGCGGCTCGCGCCCGGCCGTGGTGGCCGAAGCCTCCCCCGCGCCCGCAGTCCCGACACCCGCAGCCAGCCCGTCCGCCGCCGCGTCGACTGCCGCGCCGGTGCCGGGCATTGGTGTCCAGCTCGCCGCCTACGGCACCCGCGCCCGCGCCGAACAGGGCTGGGTCGATCTCGCAAGGCGCACCGACGCGCTCACCGGGGTCAAGCACCGGGTGGTCGAAGGCAAGGTCGATATCGGCACGGTCTATCGCTTGCAGGCGGTCGCGGGCAGCCGGGCCGAGGCTGATCGGCTGTGCGCGGCGCTGAAGGCTGACGGGGTCGATTGCCAGGTCAAGTAGGCTGCGCCGTGGCGGCGCGGCGTTGCCGGGCTTGCGCGGCTGTTGCAGCGTCTTGTCGTGGTTTTGCGGGTCTTTTCCCCGCTCTTGAGACCCGCCCGCCCTTGCAGGCCGCGCGCCGCAATGCGAACCTTGTCGCCTTATGATTCCGGCAATCTTCGGCCTTGGCGGCCCCGTCCTGACTGCGGACGAGCGCGCTTTTTTCCGCGAATGCGACCCGGCGGGCTATATCCTTTTCGGGCGCAATTGTGTCGATCCGGTGCAGTTGCGGGCGCTGACCGATGACCTCAGGAGCATCCACGGGCGGGATCGTCTGCTGGTCTCGATCGATCAGGAAGGTGGCCGCGTCGCGCGTCTGAGACCGCCGCATTGGGCGGCCTATCCGGCGGGCGAAGCGTTTGAAAAACTGTACGAAATCGCGCCTGCCAGCGCAATCGAGGCGGCCCGCGCCAATGCGACCGCGATGGCGCTGGAACTGTCGGCGATGGGGGTCACGGTCGACTACCACCCCCCGCTCGACTTGCGCGTGCCGGGTGCCCATGACGTGATCGGCGACCGCGCCTTCGGCAGCGATCCGATGGCGGTGGCGGCATTGGGCCGGGCGGTGCTCGAAGGGTTGGCCGCAGGCGGCGTGACGGGCTGCGTCAAGCATATGCCGGGCCACGGCCGCACCGATGTCGACACCCACAAGGCGCTCCCCACGGTCACCGCGAGCGCGACCGATCTGGAGGATGACCTTTCTCCATTTCGCACGTTGAATCAGGCGCTTATCGGCATGACCGGGCACCTGGTCTTCACCGCCTGGGATGCCGAAAACCCGGCAACCCTGTCCGAAACCGTGATCCGCGAGATCATCAGAGGGCAGATCGGTTTCGACGGGCTGCTGCTGACCGACGACATCGACATGGAAGCGCTCGGCGGCTCGATCCCCCAACGCGCCGCGCGCGCCCATGCGGCGGGGTGTGATATCATCCTGAATTGCTGGGCGAAAATGGACGATATGGTGGGCATCTGCGAGGTCTTGCCGACCATGTCCGATACCACAGCCGCGCGGCTTGACCGGGCGCTGGCGGGCACCCGGATCGCGCCCGCCATCGCGCCGCAAGCAGCTGAATTGCTGGCGAAACGTGATGCGCTGCTGGCGCTGACAGGTACCCCTGCATGAGCGAGGCCGACCAGCCCTTCATGTTCCCCCCCGACGCCGGGCGGCAGGATGGCGACGCGCTCTACCTCGCGCTGGGCGCGTGGGAAGGGCCGCTCGACCTGCTGCTCGATCTGGCGCGGCGGCAGAAGGTTGACCTCAGGCAAATCTCGATCCTCGCGCTGGTCGACCAGTACCTCACCTATATCGAGCGCGCGGGCGCGCTGAAGTTGGAGCTGGCGGCGGATTACCTCGTCATGGCAGCCTGGCTTGCCTACCTCAAATCGGCGATGCTGCTGCCCAAGGCCGAGCAGGAAGACCCTTCGCCGGAAGAGCTCGCGCTCAAGCTGCAACTGCGCCTGCAACGGCTGGGTGCGATGCGCGAGGCGGCGGCGCGGCTGATGGGGCGCGACCGGATCGGGCGCGACGTGTTTCTGCGAGGGAGCCCCGAAGGCCTGCGCACGGATCGCAAGACCGTGTGGCGCTCAGACCTGTTCACGCTCATTCAGGCCTACGGGCAGGTCAAGGCGCGCACAGCCCCGCGCATCTACCATGTTGCGAACCGCCCGGTGATGACGCTCGATTCCGCGCTGGAGCGGGTCGCGGCGATGCTGGGCGTGACGCTGGAATGGATGGAAATCAGGGACTTCCTGCCGCCCCACGCCTCGCCCGAGCTGAAGCGCTCGGCGCTCGCCTCCAGCTTTGTCGCGGCGCTTGAGCTGACCAAGCGCGGCAAGGCCGAGCTGGATCAGGACGGCGCCTTTGCCCCCTTGCGCATCCGCCGGCTGAAGGACGCGGCTGCATGACGGGCGAGGAGCCCGGCACGCTCGAACGCGCGGTCGAGGCGACGCTGTTTGCCGCCGAGACCCCCATGAGCGTCGAGGCCTTGGCAGGCCATCTGGGCGGTCTGGAACACCGTGAGGTGCGCGAGGCACTCGGCCTGCTCGAAGCGCGCTATGCCAATCGCGGGGTGCATCTCGTCGAGCGCGCGGGCCGCTGGCATTTCGAGACCGCGCCCGATCTTGCCCACCTGCTGCGGCGCGAGAAGGAGCAGGTGCGCCGCCTGAGCCGCGCGGCCACCGAGGTGCTGGCGATCATTGCCTATCACGAGCCGGTCAGCCGCGCCGAGATCGAGTCGATCCGCGGGGTGCAGACCAGCGCAGGCACATTGGATGTGCTGATGGAGGCGGGCTGGGTGCGCCCGGCGGGGCGCCGCGAAGTGCCGGGCCGCCCGGTGATCTATGCCACCACGCCCGAATTCCTCGATCACTTCGGCCTCGCCAGCCGCCGCGACCTGCCTGGGATCGACGAATTGCGCGCCGCGGGCCTGCTCGATCCCGTCGACGAGGCGATGGAGGCTGCGATGCGGTTCGAGCCGGACGAGGAACCGGACGAAGGCACCAGCGCAGACGACGAGAATCTGGCGGACTGACTCGCAATCTGCAACCGCTTGGCCTAGATGGGGGGTAGTAGAGCGGCGAGGCGCGCCCCGTCATGCGGCGCCCTTTTACCCCCGGCCGCACTTGTGGAGTTGAGACAATGGGTTTTTCGTCGATCTGGCACTGGGTGATCGTCCTGCTGATCGTGCTCATCCTGTTCGGCCGCGGTCGCATTGCCGAAATGATGGGCGATTTCGGCAAGGGCATTTCCAGCTTCAAGAAGGGTCTGAACGAGACCGAGGACACCGCCGCCAAGGCCGCCCGGATCGAACCGCCGGCCCCCGCGCCGACGCCTGCCGAAACCCCCGCGCCGACGACGCTCGACAAGTCCGATACCCCCGGCGCCTGATCGTCCTTCCCAAGGAGGCGGGCTGACCGCACCCCTATATGTTCGACATCGGCGCTGGAGAACTGCTGGTCATCCTGATCGTCGCGGTGGTGGTGATCGGGCCGAAAGACCTGCCGCTCGCCATGCGCACGGCCGGGCGCTGGATCGGCAAGATGCGGCGCATCTCGGCCCATTTCCGCAGCGGCATCGACGCGATGGTGCGCGAGGCTGAACTTGAGGAAATGGAAAAGAAGTGGAAGGCGCAGAACGAGGAAATCATGCGCCGTTCCGCCGCGCTGACCGAGGCTGAGGCGGGCGCGCCGGTGATGACCGGGCCGCCTCCTGTGGAAACGACTCCTGTGGATACGCCGCCGGTGGATACGTCGCCAGCGCCCGAGGCTCCTCCCGCTGCAACGCCCCCCGCGCAGCCGCCGCTGCCGCTCTCCAAGGGGTCGGGCGATGTTTAAGATCGACGACCTTGATGAAACCCGCGCCCCGCTGCTCGACCATCTGATCGAGCTGCGCACCCGCGTGATCCGTGCGCTGCTGGCGCTGGGGGTGGGCTTCGCGGTGTGTTTCTACTTCGCCGACGAGATCCTCGGGATTCTGGTGCAGCCCTTGAAGAACGCCTTTCCCGAAGGGCAGGGCCAGCTGATCTTCACCAAGCTTCCGGAAGTGTTCTTCGTCGAGCTGAAGGTCGCGCTGTTCGCAGGCTTCATGGTCAGCTTTCCGGTGATCGCCAATCAGATGTGGGCCTTCATCGCGCCGGGGCTTTATGCGCGGGAGAAGAAGGCGTTTCTGCCCTTCCTGCTGGCCACCCCGATCCTGTTCACGGCGGGCGCGTGCCTTGCCTATTTCGTGGTGATGCCGGTCGCCTTCACCTTCTTCCTCGGCTTTGGCGGGACGACCGGCGGCCTCAACGTGCAGGCCTTGCCGAGCGCGGGCGATTATCTCAGCCTGGTGATGCAGTTCATCCTCGCCTTTGGCCTCACCTTCCTGCTGCCGGTGCTGCTGCTGCTGCTCCACCGCGCCGGGATCGTCACCCGCGATCAGATGGTGGCGGCGCGGCGCTATGTGATCGTGGTGATCTTCGTGATTGCGGCGATCGTGACACCGCCCGATCCGGGTTCGCAGATCGTGCTGGCGGTGCCGCTGTGGCTGCTGTTCGAAGCCTCGCTGGTGCTGATGCGCTTTCAGGAGAAGGCGGTCGCGGCCGACAAGGCCGCGCGCGCGGCCGAGGAAGCGGCAGGGCAGGCGGCGGAGTAACTACTCCCCTCTTACCTTCACCCCGCCGATCCACACCCCGATCACCTTGGTTTCGCGCAAGCCCTCGGGCGAGGCGAACAGCGGGTCGCGGTCGATCAGCAGGAAGTCGGCGCGTTCGCCGGGGATCAGGCGGCCGAAGCGTCCTTCGGCAAACCCGGCAAAGGCGGCATCGGACGTGTATCCGGCAAGCGCGGCTTCGCGGCTCACCGTCTCCTGCGGCAGCCACCCGCCGAAAGGCTCGCCCTTGGCATCGGTGCGGCTGATCGCGGCGGCCATTCCGGCCCATGGGTCGGCAGGCTCGACCGGCGCGTCGGAGCCGAAGGCCAGTCGCCCGCCTGCCTTCTGCACGCTGCGCCAGGGATAGGCGCCCGCCAGCCGATCCGGCCCCAGCCGCGCCTCGGCCATCAGCCGGTCGGAGGTCTGGTGGAGCGGCTGCATCGAGGCGATCACCCCGTGCTGGCCGGTGCGCGCAATATCGACCGGGTCGATGATCTGCGCGTGCTCGATCCGCCAGCGCCGGTCACCCTTGTAGCTTTCGGAGAGTTCCTCGACCGCGCCCAGCACTTCGGCATTGGCTGCATCGCCAATCGCGTGAACGGCG
This window contains:
- a CDS encoding twin-arginine translocase TatA/TatE family subunit, whose protein sequence is MGFSSIWHWVIVLLIVLILFGRGRIAEMMGDFGKGISSFKKGLNETEDTAAKAARIEPPAPAPTPAETPAPTTLDKSDTPGA
- the nagZ gene encoding beta-N-acetylhexosaminidase: MIPAIFGLGGPVLTADERAFFRECDPAGYILFGRNCVDPVQLRALTDDLRSIHGRDRLLVSIDQEGGRVARLRPPHWAAYPAGEAFEKLYEIAPASAIEAARANATAMALELSAMGVTVDYHPPLDLRVPGAHDVIGDRAFGSDPMAVAALGRAVLEGLAAGGVTGCVKHMPGHGRTDVDTHKALPTVTASATDLEDDLSPFRTLNQALIGMTGHLVFTAWDAENPATLSETVIREIIRGQIGFDGLLLTDDIDMEALGGSIPQRAARAHAAGCDIILNCWAKMDDMVGICEVLPTMSDTTAARLDRALAGTRIAPAIAPQAAELLAKRDALLALTGTPA
- a CDS encoding segregation and condensation protein A translates to MSEADQPFMFPPDAGRQDGDALYLALGAWEGPLDLLLDLARRQKVDLRQISILALVDQYLTYIERAGALKLELAADYLVMAAWLAYLKSAMLLPKAEQEDPSPEELALKLQLRLQRLGAMREAAARLMGRDRIGRDVFLRGSPEGLRTDRKTVWRSDLFTLIQAYGQVKARTAPRIYHVANRPVMTLDSALERVAAMLGVTLEWMEIRDFLPPHASPELKRSALASSFVAALELTKRGKAELDQDGAFAPLRIRRLKDAAA
- the tatB gene encoding Sec-independent protein translocase protein TatB, with the protein product MFDIGAGELLVILIVAVVVIGPKDLPLAMRTAGRWIGKMRRISAHFRSGIDAMVREAELEEMEKKWKAQNEEIMRRSAALTEAEAGAPVMTGPPPVETTPVDTPPVDTSPAPEAPPAATPPAQPPLPLSKGSGDV
- the tatC gene encoding twin-arginine translocase subunit TatC produces the protein MFKIDDLDETRAPLLDHLIELRTRVIRALLALGVGFAVCFYFADEILGILVQPLKNAFPEGQGQLIFTKLPEVFFVELKVALFAGFMVSFPVIANQMWAFIAPGLYAREKKAFLPFLLATPILFTAGACLAYFVVMPVAFTFFLGFGGTTGGLNVQALPSAGDYLSLVMQFILAFGLTFLLPVLLLLLHRAGIVTRDQMVAARRYVIVVIFVIAAIVTPPDPGSQIVLAVPLWLLFEASLVLMRFQEKAVAADKAARAAEEAAGQAAE
- a CDS encoding SPOR domain-containing protein translates to MIDAEYEELDDEGLGEGAGELDLADTDSLPWLESDEEDEDAGGLDTGQIVLFAVGLVALLGAVVGGVWWVSNRASSTDVVADGSVIEAPAGPIKQKPEDPGGKTFAGTGNVAPVVGEGGSRPAVVAEASPAPAVPTPAASPSAAASTAAPVPGIGVQLAAYGTRARAEQGWVDLARRTDALTGVKHRVVEGKVDIGTVYRLQAVAGSRAEADRLCAALKADGVDCQVK
- the scpB gene encoding SMC-Scp complex subunit ScpB translates to MTGEEPGTLERAVEATLFAAETPMSVEALAGHLGGLEHREVREALGLLEARYANRGVHLVERAGRWHFETAPDLAHLLRREKEQVRRLSRAATEVLAIIAYHEPVSRAEIESIRGVQTSAGTLDVLMEAGWVRPAGRREVPGRPVIYATTPEFLDHFGLASRRDLPGIDELRAAGLLDPVDEAMEAAMRFEPDEEPDEGTSADDENLAD
- the argS gene encoding arginine--tRNA ligase, translating into MTQTLYAAHAALIEQVLTDLVAEGTLPADTSFANVTLEPPRDASHGDLATNAAMVLAKPAGLNPRALAEAITAKLAVHPGITSAEIAGPGFINLRLAPAAWLAELQAIAQLAADYGRSGMGGGKVVNVEYVSANPTGPMHMGHCRGAVVGDALAGLLEFAGHKVIKEYYVNDAGAQVDVLARSVHLRYREALGAEITIPEGLYPGEYLKPVGEALAAEFGETYAAAPEAEWLILFRTRAVAAMMDMIRADLATLGIAHDLFSSEAELQASGKVDAAEQWLRDHDLVYDGVLEAPKGKAPPEDWEPVQLPLFRSTKFGDDQDRPIKKSNGAWTYFGADLAYHFQKAQTADALVDIWGADHAGTVKRIKAAVAALTSADGAAPKPFEVKLVQMVQLMKGGQPFKMSKRAGNFVTLADVVEMVGKDVVRFTMLTRKPDAQMDFDFDKVVEASKDNPVFYVQYAHARIRSTLRKAADAGLTPSGADLDRLGAEELALVARAAQFPREIEAAARAREPHRIAFYLYDLAADLHSYWNLGNDRPEKRFIVEQDAQVTAARLFLAAAIGQVIRNGLGVLGVEAVESM